A segment of the Moorena sp. SIOASIH genome:
AAATGGCGAGACGAAACTGAGATTTTTATCTAAAACAGAATTTGTAGACTTACAGAAATCTTGAATAAAGTCATCCGTCACACTCCTATGGAGGAAAACTAATAATGGAAATTTCTGAGTTACCCATCGGTTTTGAGTTGTTATCCGATGAGGAAACCTTTCTCAATGATCTAGATCAGCAAGATACTATGGTTCAGGGTGGTGCATGTGGTCCGACTCCCCTAACTCCAGTGATTCTGTGTCCAGCACCTACGGCAGTTCCCATGCCTGAACACCCAGAACCTTTTCCCAAATGTCCACGCCCAATACCCCAACCAACACCTCCTGTTTTTGAACATCCACGGCCCAGACCTTTTCCTAAACCCGGGCCCAGACCAATTCATAGAACAGGACCGATTATGATGACTCCACCAATACGAATGGAACATTAGATTGAGGGCATTAGCCTCTCGCTCTAAGTGTAGGGGCTGATGGTAAGGATTAAGCTAAAACGCATTTGAAATGTGTTTTAACAAGGCAAAAGGCAAAAGGCAAAAGGCAAAAGGCAAAAGGCAAGAGGCAATAGGCAATAGGCAATAGGCAATAGGCAATAGGCAAAAGGATACTGGAATCTATATTTTTTAGTTTATTTCACTAATATACAGTTTAAAGGCACAACATTTGACTAGGTTTTGTTAGATAAAAAAATGAATAAATTATCTCATTGTCTGTTGAAGGCTTATCATATAAACGATTATTTTTAGCAACTTTATAGATATAGGAATTATAAATATTTTGTGAACTATAAAGCGGGCATTATGGTCGCACAAGGATGAAAGTTCTTTCCATTGTCTTGATGCAGTCGCTCATGGCGGAAACCACAGCAGTTGCTCATGGGGGGAACCCCCTTTGGCGGCACTGCCTCCCCAAGACCGCGCTGCATCGCTACCAACAATCCCGATCTACTTTCTTGCCTATTGCCTATTGCCTCTTGCCTATTGCCTTTTGCCTATTGCCTTTTGCCTCTTGCCTCTTGCCTCTTGCCTCTTGCCTTTCCCAAGCGCGACTATGTTCACAACTCAAATAAAAATGCTATAGCTACCTGACATTTTGTGTCACAATTGCAGCTGATCTAGTAAACATAGTATTGGCAGCTGCTATGAGCGAAACCATCTTTAGCAAGATTATCCGCCGAGAAATCCCAGCAGATATTGTTTATGAAGACGATTTAGCCCTTGCCTTCAAGGATATTAACCCTCAGGCACCAGTTCATATTCTGGTAATTCCCAAGAAGCCCATTCCTAAACTGGAAGCAGCTGAGTCGGAAGATCAAGCTCTGATGGGCCACCTGTTGTTAACGGCTAAGCAAGTTGCTGAGCAAGTCGGTTTGACCAATGGCTATCGACTGGTGATTAATAATGGTGCTGATGGTGGTCAAACGGTTGATCACCTGCATTTGCACATCTTGGGTCAACGCCAAATGAAGTGGCCTCCTGGTTAAGGTTTTTTAAGTGCTCAGTGTTCAGTGCTGAGTCCTGAGTTGGTTTCTAAGTTAGGACTTAGGCAAAGAACCAGGCTCAGGCTCTATATCTCAGGCTCTATATATAGAGGCCCTCCATCGAACGCCTCTAGTTTTATGCGATCGCTATTTTGTATGCGATCGCTATTTTGGTTTAACTATTTTGGTTTTTTTATCATATTAATAGTTATTTGTCAAGAATTACTTAATATAATTTTTACTTATTTACATTATTTAATAACATGAGGGGAAATTACTCTCAAACCCCTTTACAAAACTAAATATATTACTTAATATAAATACATGAAGGCGCACACAAGCCGGACGAACCTCGATAACTTCATATTCATACCCGCAATCATAAGAACATGACTACTGTATTACAACAGAGCAACACCTCTGTGTGGTCTCAGTTCTGCAATTGGGTCACCTCTACCAACAACCGCCTCTATGTAGGCTGGTTTGGTATCTTAATGATCCCAACTTTGCTAGCTGCTACCACCTGCTTCATCATTGCTTTCATCGCTGCTCCTCCTGTGGACATCGATGGTATCCGCGAGCCGGTTGCTGGCTCCCTGATGTATGGCAACAACATCATCTCTGGTGCTGTTGTTCCTTCTTCTAACGCCATTGGCTTACACTTCTACCCAATCTGGGAAGCTGCTTCCTTAGATGAGTGGCTATACAACGGTGGTCCTTACCAGTTGGTAGTGTTCCACTTCCTGATTGGTGTATTCGCCTACATGGGTCGTGAGTGGGAACTGAGCTACCGCTTAGGTATGCGTCCTTGGATCTGCGTCGCTTACAGCGCACCAGTTGCAGCTGCTAGCGCCGTGTTCCTGATCTACCCAATCGGACAAGGTTCTTTCTCCGATGGTATGCCTCTCGGTATCAGCGGAACCTTCAACTTCATGTTCGTGTTCCAAGCTGAGCACAACATCCTGATGCACCCGTTCCACATGCTAGGTGTAGCCGGTGTATTCGGTGGTTCCTTGTTCTCTGCAATGCACGGTTCTTTGGTGACCTCCTCCTTAGTGCGTGAGACCACCGAAACCGAGTCTCAGAACTATGGTTACAAGTTCGGTCAAGAGGAAGAAACTTACAACATCGTGGCAGCTCACGGCTACTTCGGTCGTTTAATCTTCCAATACGCTTCCTTCAACAACAGCCGTTCCTTGCACTTCTTCTTAGGTGCATGGCCTGTAATCGGCATCTGGTTTACTGCACTGGGCATCAGCACCATGGCATTTAACCTCAATGGTTTCAACTTCAACCAGAGCATCATCGACTCACAAGGTCACGTGATCAACACCTGGGCTGATGTACTTAACCGGGCTAACCTAGGTTTCGAGGTAATGCACGAGCGTAACGCTCACAACTTCCCTCTAGACCTAGCTGCTGCTGAAGCTACTCCTGTAGCTTTGACTGCTCCAGTGATCAACGGTTAATTTCAACTTGGCATAATACGCTAAGTTAAAACAAAGCGCTCTCCAGATGGGGAGCGCTTTTTTGTTTGGAGTCTAATCGATAACTTTGAGTGGTATTGGGGATATGATCGCCGCTTTGGGATTACTTATATTGATTACCCAACCCAACAGCGTATTCCTAAGTCTAGTTTTGAGTGGTATTGCGAGTGTATTCAAAATAATCGGGTGGTTTGATCATTAATCGGAAAAACCAATCGGGTTAACCGGGAAGTGCTGGTAGCGTAAGCTTTGATCTGGTAGCGTAGGCTATTTTTGTTTTTGTTATCACATTACGCTTTATTTGTCAATACTTTTTAATATAAGTTTTACTTATTTACATTATTTAATATATATCCGGGCAATTACTCTCAAAACCCTTTACAAAACTAAATATATTACTTAATATAAATACATGAAGGCGCACACAAGCCGGACGAACCTCGATAACTTCATATTCATACCCGCAATCATAAGAACATGACTACTGTATTACAGCAGAGCAACACCTCTGTGTGGTCTCAGTTCTGCAATTGGGTCACCTCTACCAACAACCGCCTCTATGTAGGCTGGTTTGGTATCTTAATGATCCCAACTTTGCTAGCTGCTACCACCTGCTTCATCATTGCTTTCATCGCTGCTCCTCCTGTGGACATCGATGGTATCCGCGAGCCGGTTGCTGGCTCCCTGATGTATGGCAACAACATCATCTCTGGTGCTGTTGTTCCTTCTTCTAACGCCATTGGCTTACACTTCTACCCAATCTGGGAAGCTGCTTCCTTAGATGAGTGGCTATACAACGGTGGTCCTTACCAGTTGGTAGTGTTCCACTTCCTGATTGGTGTATTCGCCTACATGGGTCGTGAGTGGGAACTGAGCTACCGCTTAGGTATGCGTCCTTGGATCTGCGTCGCTTACAGCGCACCAGTTGCAGCTGCTAGCGCCGTGTTCCTGATCTACCCAATCGGACAAGGTTCTTTCTCCGATGGTATGCCTCTCGGTATCAGCGGAACCTTCAACTTTATGTTTGTGTTCCAAGCTGAGCACAACATCTTGATGCACCCGTTCCACATGCTAGGTGTAGCCGGTGTATTCGGTGGTTCCTTGTTCTCTGCAATGCACGGTTCTTTGGTGACCTCCTCCTTAGTGCGTGAGACCACCGAAACCGAGTCACAGAACTATGGTTACAAGTTCGGTCAAGAGGAAGAAACTTACAACATCGTGGCAGCTCACGGCTACTTCGGTCGTTTAATCTTCCAATACGCTTCCTTCAACAACAGCCGTTCCTTGCACTTCTTCTTAGGTGCATGGCCTGTAATCGGCATCTGGTTTACTGCACTGGGCATCAGCACCATGGCATTTAACCTCAATGGTTTCAACTTCAACCAGAGCATCATCGACTCACAAGGTCACGTGATCAACACCTGGGCTGATGTACTTAACCGGGCTAACCTAGGTTTCGAGGTAATGCACGAGCGTAACGCTCACAACTTCCCTCTAGACCTAGCTGCTGCTGAAGCTACTCCTGTAGCTTTGACTGCTCCAGTGATCAACGGTTAATTTCAACTTGGCATAATACGCTAAGTTAATAAAAAGCGCTCTCCATATGGGGAGCGCTTTTTTGTTTTTGACAACCTGCTCAAAATATTTATAGCGCTACGCGCAAGGTAAGAGGAATTTTACCAAAAAATTTGGGTTTAAAGCCCCGTCCTTACAGGACGGCTTTGTGTTAGAATAAAGACATAACAAAAAATAATATTCTAGATAAACATGATCTTGAAGAAGTAGACAGTGTAAAAAACCTGTTTTGAGATAATCAGGTTGCACAATCAAGTCTAACGATTTGGACGTCTATGAAGGTCTAAGATCAAAAAAAATGTTTATCTAAATTTGTTAATTAATTTAGGTACGGTGGGGCACACCGAAACCTAGGTCATAGACCAAATACGCTTGGGTCGAGGAGACCTATATTTTTCCTGGCTCCGGCCTGGTTAAACAAGTCCCCCCGTTGTTCGCGTAGCGTGGCCATAGGCCAAGCAAGAATCCCCGTCCTTCCAGGGCGGGGAGTGTCAACTAACCTTCCTTAAATAAGCAGGAGTGTTTCATTTCTCACCCTGACCTACGCCCTAGGCGCTATTAGAGCTTTCGGATATGGAGTCGAGTAGCCCAGGATTCGTGGGATGCTGGCACTTCCTCCTTCATCGCACATATGCCGACATCCAACCGGACCCGAGCATCCTCGGAGAAAACCCCAACGACAGTACCGTAGGTAATCGAGCCGAGTGCCAATTCATTCAAGGGAACAATTCTCAGCCTGGTCGCCCAGGATTCGTGGGATGCTGGCACTTCCTCCTTCATCGCACGTATGCCGAGATCTAACCGGGTGCTACCATCCTCAGAGAAGATGCCAACGAGATGATCGGGCTCCACAGGACCACTACTCGGTCCATCTAAACGCTCGATCACTAGCCGAGTAGCCCAGGAGTCGTGGGATGCTGGCACTTCCTCCTTCATCGCACGTATGCCCACATCCAACCGGACCCGACCATCTTCAGAGAATATCCCCACCAAGTCGTTCCACTCCGGAGTCCCTTGTGTATCTGCATACGCGATTCCAGAACCTAGAAACAAAGCAGTGCATAGAATTACTGCTAAGACTCCTGCTCTGAACCAAGATCGTAATTTGATAATCATCACTTCTTTACTGTTTTGATTTGAACTTATCCCAGGTTAAGTAGTAGGGATTGCTGATTTTGCGTATGATTCCGCTCTTTCAAAGTCTCCAAAAGTTTGGGATATTTAGAGGGGTTTACCAAAACCAAACGATCGCGCATTTATACTTTAATTCAGCAACGCCTACACAGCAAAGCCTACATCTGTATAATATATGACAGAATTTAAAGAGGTATGGTGGTAATTACCCCTCGCTCCGCTTCCGTGCTGGTAGTGCCTATGGGGAAGTGTGGGAGTGGTAAGATCAATCTTGCTTGTGAAAAAATAGTCGTATTGATGATGGAATGCCCTGTGTCCGGTCATCATAAGACCCATAAACAGGTCAAAACTAGTAAGGGAAGCCAACGGTACTACTGTCCCCAATGCCTACAAACTTTCACCGAAACGTTTGATACTCTTTACTATCGCGCCACAAATTGAGCCAGAAAAAATTCCCACGGTTCTAAAGGCTTGCTCGGTAGTAAAATTTCTCTAGTAAAATTTCCAACCAAATTTCCCTAACGGCTTTGATCCCGACGCTCACCAACCATAGGTGGGTAGAGCGCCGGACGTCGAACCTAAAAATTAAAAGGTGAAAGTAGTTCTGAGGGTACCGATGACCACATCATCGTTGTCAGAACTTTGGTTAGGATTCAGAAGCCAAACTACACCAGGGGTGACGGAGATGTTGTTGTTGACTTTATACTTATAGAACGCTGAAACCTGGTAAGCAAAATCATTGTCAAAGTTACTGTTGCCATCATCTAAATCCAGTCCTCTGAGGGTTGGTGCCGCACCACCAAAAATTCCGGCCAGATTACCTTTTTTGCCCAAATCCGGGAAAGCGATACCAGCAGCGAAGTTCCAAATTTCAGCATCACCCAAGCCAATCAACTCAGCATCGGTGTAGCCTGCCCAGCCATTGAGTACGATGTTGGGGGTAAGTCTCAAAGAGGTTTCAACACCGAAAGAGTTGCTTTCCACTTTTGCGCTATCAAAGTCAACCGTGCCTAAACTGGTAGCATTCCCCAAGGCTGCTGGATTAAGATTAGCCAGGGCTGTGCCAGTACCCCCTAGGATTAAACGGGGTCGTCCATCAGCATTATCTTCGTAACCCCGAATGTAGGTGAATCCAACTTTGAAATCACTACCATAAACCAACTGAGCGATCGCAGAAAAGTTGCCATTGAATAGACCCTGGCCTTCTTGAGGATTGCTAGCGGTGTTGGAGATGTAACCTAAATCAATCCGAACATCCTTGATGGGCTTGATGGCAAGAGCAGCCCCAGCACCAAAAGGCCCAATCCGATAGATGGGATTACGTTCAGCAAAACGGGTAATAGCATTGGAACCACCAGCACGACCTTCAAAGAAAGGGTTGACGGTATCTGCGTAATAGTGATGGAGTGCTCGGTTAGCCAACAGTTGAACCGTTACTTTATCCCCGAGGGGGAAGCGGTAGCGCAAGATATCAATAATAACGTCATTACCACTTGGTCCATCGTAGGTAAAGCGACCTTCTTGAGTTCCGGCCAGCTCACCACCAGCCCCTGTGATCAAAGTTGGGGCATCCCCAGCCTGGAGACGGGTTTGGAGCATGTCCTTACCGGTAAAGCTGGTTAAGAAGTTGAGACGAGTCCGGTTGTGAAAAACGGTCTGAACATCATCAGCATCCCCTCCAAAGGCATCAGCTAGAGCAAAGATAACCTCACCCTTGAGTTTAGTGGTGGTGGAAAACTGATGGTCTTCTAAGAAGGCTACTCGTCCTTCTAGGTTATCTACTCGTGCCCCTAGGGTAGCCAGTTCTGTTTCAAACTCCTGTACTAACCGTTGTAGACTTTCTAAGTCCTCACGGGTGATAAAGTCTGCTGTGACGCCCCCCAGTAAACGCTCAATTTGGTTCAAACAGGCATTCAAACCAGCAGCGAATTCGTAGCGAGTCAAGGCTCGGTTACCCCGGAAGGTAGCATTGGGATAACCAGCAATACAGCCGTAGCGTTCTACCAAAGAGCGTAATGCTTCATAAGCCCAATCTCCAGGGGAAACGTCTCTGAGTTGAGACACATTAGTGACTTGTTCCATGGAGTCATCTTCTACAGTCTCTCCATTTAGTTGAGAAACACCAGTCACCGGTCCCATCAAGTCATCTTCTGCAGTTTCCCCATCACCGTATGGGATCACTGATTCACTAGCAGAATTACTGATAGTAGAATCGCTGATAGTGGAATTGCTGATAGTAAAATCCCTGATAGTGGAATTACTGGTAGTGGAATTACTGGTAGTGGAATTACTGATATCAACCGTATCCCCAGTTGAGGCATCAGCCACTAATGGCAGATCAGAGATCTGAGTTAGGGAGGTGAGGTCAGGGGCTGCTTCTACTGTCAGTGCTTCTACTGTAGTGCTAGGGTTTACAGCCGATTCTTGAGAGATTGTCTCTTCTGGCAAAGCTTCCTCAGTTGCTGCTACTGCTGAGGATGAAATCAATAGGGTTGCCCCAACAAACAAGGTAGGGCATTTTAGCACAGAGAGCCACAAATTTTTTGATCTGTTCACAGGGTTTCCTCACACTCAATCAGGGTTTTGATAGGTGCGCTCTTACCATTAAGAATTAAATTCGCCACGGGTCGCACCTCTGGATCAAGTCAACACGACTACCGTCTCTTGTCAGGTGTGTTACTAATTCATGACAAATTGATTACAACATGGCACACAGACTAAGAGATGAGGAAATACCAGCTTCAGAATTCTGGTAGTTTTTCTGCTCATCTCCCCATCCAGTCATGGTCGTTTGTCCTGAGTTAGTCTCATTTGAGCCCTTTTTGATCAGTTTTTGATCAAGGGATAGTTAAGAGACGATTAACTTTACCGATTTAAGAATTACCTTCGATGGAGGTTTTGTTTGTATTTTTTAATACAAAAAATTTAGGCTTGATGGGATTCAAGCATATTAATTATGCAATTATGGAAATAATATCCGATATCCAATCGGGTTTAACCCGTTTAATCCAAATTTTTGATATATTATAAATATTTATTTTAATTAACAATATTATAAGTAACAATAAACAATTATTAAATTGGGGAATCGGGAATCGGGAACAGGGAACAGGGAATAGGCAAGAGGAACCCACCCCTAACCCCGACCAGGAGGGGAAGGCAAGAGGAACCCACCCCTAACCCCGACCAGGAGGGGAAGGCAAGAGGCAAGAGGAACCCACCCCTAACCCCGACCAGGAGGGGAAGGCAAGAGGCAAGAGGAACCCACCCCTAACCCCGACCAGGAGGGGAAGGCAATAGGCAAAAGGCAATAGGCAATAGGCAATAGGCAAAAGGCAATAGGCAAAAGGCAAAAGGCAAAAGGCAATAGGCAATAGGCAAAAGGCAATAGGCAAAAGGCAATAGGCAAAAGTTAACTTGGTTTATTAATTAATCCAATAAACTAGTCATATTAGCGCATTGAAGATTGTTACTTTTGACTTGATAGTTTTGATTTTGACTTAATATATTGGTATCCTCTGTGTAATCTATAACCTCTTATAATCATGCACTTTTATGGCCGCTAAGGACGTTTACCATGAAGTAGTCAAAACAGCTCTCAACAAAGACGGTTGGACTATTACTCATGACCCTCTAGTTCTAGAACTATCATCTGGTCGTCTTGAGGTAGACTTAGGAGCAGAACGTTTAATTGCTGCTCAAAAAGATCAGATGCGAATTGCTGTAGAGGTCAAGAGTTTTTTAGCACCTTCTACTACCTCATAATTTCACACGGCACTTGGACAATTTCTGAATTATCGGGTTGTTTTAAAGGTAAAAGAGCCAGGTAGAGTACTTTTTCTAGCCGTACCGAGTAAAGTATATCGCAACTTTTTTCTTGAGGAGCTAGGACAGTTAAGCGTAAAAGAGTACAAGGTAAAACTAGTAGTTTTTGACCCAGACGAGGAGGTAGTTGTACAGTGGAACGATTGAACCAGTATCGGCAATGGATTCAGCAGGTTTTAGCTCGACATAACCAGTTTGTACCTTCTTATGGTGAGATTGAACAATTTACAGTTTTTGACCACAACGATGATCATTACTTACTAGTAACAGTTGGCTGGGAAGGTGACCGCCGAGTTTGTGGTTCGTTGATCCATATTGATATCAAGGGAGAAAAAATCTGGATTCAACATGATGGTACTGAAGTTGGTGTAGCCAATGAGCTAGTAGAATTGGGAGTACCTAAGTCAGAAATTGTCATCGGTTATCATGACCCCAATGCACGTAAGTTGACAGAATTTGCTGTAGGATAAAAAAAGTCAAAAGGCAAAAGGCACCACCGGGTCTGAGTTATGCCTGAGTTGTACCTGAGTTGGGGTGACAGCTCCTACACTGACCTTATAGGTTCAGTGTAGGCTTCCCAGCCAGTCCGGCTATCGCTTAGGAGGCGCTGGGCTTTAAGAACGGACTGCCCTTCCGCTCTGTTTTTTATATTTATTGCTGCATTGTGGTCTCTGTCCAAACTGCAACTGCAATGAGAACAATCATGCCACCGAACATGCAACTTTTTAGGAACTTTTTTGCCGCAATTGGAACAGTTCTGTTAAGTGTTCTGAGCACTTACTGGAATCGCCAACAAGCCAGCATTTATGGCCGTAGGCCACGCTACGCGAACGGCTTTGCTTGCCAGGATTGTCAGAAAGCTAGACCACCCAGCGTCCAGTACAGATTTAGCCAATCGGGATTTAGCTAGTCCCTTGATGTTTAAATTTTCGTGAGCAATTACATCGTACTTTGACAGTAAATAATTGGCGGTCTTAAAGTGGAAATCTTTCCGTTTGTCTGCTACTTTTTTGTGCTGTTTTCCAAGCTGTTTAATAGCTTTGAGTGTATTCTTTCCTCCTTTCTTTCGTCGAGATAATCTTTTCTGGATGACTCTTAGCCTTTTTTGAGACCGTCGATAATATTGAGGAATGTTTACTGTTTCCCCTTCAGAAGTGGTCAAGAATTCTTTAAGGCCAACATCAATCCCAATTATAGAGTCAGGGTTAATGTCAGGCTTAACTTCGGGAACAGTCTTATCTTCTAAAGATAAGACCAAATAATAACCATCACACTTTTTGGTTATTGAAGCAGTCTTTATCTTAAAGCCATCAGGAATAGGGCGGTGTAACACAATCTTTACTTTACCTATTTTGGGAAGGTTGATTAAATTCCCTTCTAGGCACCCTTCTTTCATTTGAGGGTAAGTAAAAGTACGGTAGCGCTGTTTTTTCTTAAACCTAGGTCTTCCGCTTCGTTTACCGTTACTATCTCCTTTTATGAACCGATCAAAAGCTAATTTTACTCTCTTAACTACATCTTGCAATACTTGAGAATGAATCTCTTTGTACCAAGGATGAGTTTTCTTAAGATTTGGTAAAGTCTTTTTCTGAGAGTAGTAATCTGGATTGTTTCTTAATTCGGGAGAATGACAGACGAGAGGACAAGCATTAATTGGACAGCGATTTTGATCGTACCAATAAAATCGGTCAGCCAATAAATAATTATATTGAGCACAAAGCATTGAAAGCCAGTGGTCTATTTTTGCTTTTTGATCTTTTGTTAGTTTTAGCCGGTACTGATATGCAATTCTCACGCTTACTTGTCCTCTTATTTATCGACCTAGTAACATTGTAGTTAACGTACAGCCATATGTCAAGTCGCAATGAAAGATAAAAAGTTAACAATCAGGATTACCAATTTTGAGAAAAGACAGTTAGCACAAGAAGCAGAGCGACGCGGAATGACTCAATCAGAGCTGATAAGGAGCTTAATAGCTCGCTTCCCTGATCCGAAAGACTCTGTGCAAAATTCATCCCACACCTATGCTGCGCATTAGGATGTGGGATGAATTTTGCCGGACAGCTAAGTCCCTAGGAAAGAGCGTTATAGTTTGAGTAGCTCATCTCACCTAGACCATGCCACGCTCACTTAGAGTTCGCCCAGAGTATATTGACCAGGTCAAACTAGCGGTTCAACGTAACGGTTTCCCTCGCCAGAAAGATTTAGCTGAGGAGTTATTGATATCTCTATCAACCGTCAATAATTATCTCAATGGCAGACCTGTAGATAACCTGAATTTCAAAGAAATTAGTGAAAAATTGGGGCAAAACTGGAACGCCATAGCATTCTTTGACGAAAATACTGGCAATGATACGTCAGCCCATGGGACAGTAAACTCAGAAGTAGTGATCACACACTGCCCTGAAGAAGACTCTTCATTGATTTATGTCCAACGTCCTCCCATTGAACAGTCTTGTTATCAAGCCCTTTTAGGTCCCGGTGCGTTGGTCAGGATTAAAGCCCCTAGGCTGATGGGGAAGACATTGCTGATGGTGAGAATGTTGGATCAGTTTGCCGAGAAGGGCTACCGAAAGGCGTATGTAAATTTTCACTTAGCCCATAGCAATGACTTAACCGATGTCGATGGATTGTTCAAGTGGTTTTGTATCAGTGTTGGTCAAAGCTTGAAGATACCGAATCGGTTGAGAGAGTATTGGGATGAAGACTTTTCCACGGCTAAGGTGGATTCTACCGAATACTTTGAGAACTATCTTCTGCCTGAAGCTGGCGCTCCCGTGGTTTTATGTCTCGATGAAGTAGACCGAGTGTTTCCCTACCCTGAGGTAGCTTCAGAATTTTTGGGATTGCTGAGGGCGTGGCACGAACGGGGGAAAGTGGAACAGGTCTGGAAACGGTTGCGGTTGGTGGTTGTCCATTCCACAGATGTTTATATTCCCCTCAATATTAATGAATCCCCGTTTAATGTGGGAGTGCCCATTGAATTGCCAGAATTTACCCCGGAACAAGTCCAGGAATTAGCCCGACAACATGG
Coding sequences within it:
- a CDS encoding histidine triad nucleotide-binding protein; translated protein: MSETIFSKIIRREIPADIVYEDDLALAFKDINPQAPVHILVIPKKPIPKLEAAESEDQALMGHLLLTAKQVAEQVGLTNGYRLVINNGADGGQTVDHLHLHILGQRQMKWPPG
- the psbA gene encoding photosystem II q(b) protein yields the protein MTTVLQQSNTSVWSQFCNWVTSTNNRLYVGWFGILMIPTLLAATTCFIIAFIAAPPVDIDGIREPVAGSLMYGNNIISGAVVPSSNAIGLHFYPIWEAASLDEWLYNGGPYQLVVFHFLIGVFAYMGREWELSYRLGMRPWICVAYSAPVAAASAVFLIYPIGQGSFSDGMPLGISGTFNFMFVFQAEHNILMHPFHMLGVAGVFGGSLFSAMHGSLVTSSLVRETTETESQNYGYKFGQEEETYNIVAAHGYFGRLIFQYASFNNSRSLHFFLGAWPVIGIWFTALGISTMAFNLNGFNFNQSIIDSQGHVINTWADVLNRANLGFEVMHERNAHNFPLDLAAAEATPVALTAPVING
- the psbA gene encoding photosystem II q(b) protein yields the protein MTTVLQQSNTSVWSQFCNWVTSTNNRLYVGWFGILMIPTLLAATTCFIIAFIAAPPVDIDGIREPVAGSLMYGNNIISGAVVPSSNAIGLHFYPIWEAASLDEWLYNGGPYQLVVFHFLIGVFAYMGREWELSYRLGMRPWICVAYSAPVAAASAVFLIYPIGQGSFSDGMPLGISGTFNFMFVFQAEHNILMHPFHMLGVAGVFGGSLFSAMHGSLVTSSLVRETTETESQNYGYKFGQEEETYNIVAAHGYFGRLIFQYASFNNSRSLHFFLGAWPVIGIWFTALGISTMAFNLNGFNFNQSIIDSQGHVINTWADVLNRANLGFEVMHERNAHNFPLDLAAAEATPVALTAPVING
- a CDS encoding iron uptake porin codes for the protein MNRSKNLWLSVLKCPTLFVGATLLISSSAVAATEEALPEETISQESAVNPSTTVEALTVEAAPDLTSLTQISDLPLVADASTGDTVDISNSTTSNSTTSNSTIRDFTISNSTISDSTISNSASESVIPYGDGETAEDDLMGPVTGVSQLNGETVEDDSMEQVTNVSQLRDVSPGDWAYEALRSLVERYGCIAGYPNATFRGNRALTRYEFAAGLNACLNQIERLLGGVTADFITREDLESLQRLVQEFETELATLGARVDNLEGRVAFLEDHQFSTTTKLKGEVIFALADAFGGDADDVQTVFHNRTRLNFLTSFTGKDMLQTRLQAGDAPTLITGAGGELAGTQEGRFTYDGPSGNDVIIDILRYRFPLGDKVTVQLLANRALHHYYADTVNPFFEGRAGGSNAITRFAERNPIYRIGPFGAGAALAIKPIKDVRIDLGYISNTASNPQEGQGLFNGNFSAIAQLVYGSDFKVGFTYIRGYEDNADGRPRLILGGTGTALANLNPAALGNATSLGTVDFDSAKVESNSFGVETSLRLTPNIVLNGWAGYTDAELIGLGDAEIWNFAAGIAFPDLGKKGNLAGIFGGAAPTLRGLDLDDGNSNFDNDFAYQVSAFYKYKVNNNISVTPGVVWLLNPNQSSDNDDVVIGTLRTTFTF
- a CDS encoding XisI protein; translated protein: MERLNQYRQWIQQVLARHNQFVPSYGEIEQFTVFDHNDDHYLLVTVGWEGDRRVCGSLIHIDIKGEKIWIQHDGTEVGVANELVELGVPKSEIVIGYHDPNARKLTEFAVG
- a CDS encoding transposase codes for the protein MRIAYQYRLKLTKDQKAKIDHWLSMLCAQYNYLLADRFYWYDQNRCPINACPLVCHSPELRNNPDYYSQKKTLPNLKKTHPWYKEIHSQVLQDVVKRVKLAFDRFIKGDSNGKRSGRPRFKKKQRYRTFTYPQMKEGCLEGNLINLPKIGKVKIVLHRPIPDGFKIKTASITKKCDGYYLVLSLEDKTVPEVKPDINPDSIIGIDVGLKEFLTTSEGETVNIPQYYRRSQKRLRVIQKRLSRRKKGGKNTLKAIKQLGKQHKKVADKRKDFHFKTANYLLSKYDVIAHENLNIKGLAKSRLAKSVLDAGWSSFLTILASKAVRVAWPTAINAGLLAIPVSAQNT
- a CDS encoding CopG family transcriptional regulator — its product is MKDKKLTIRITNFEKRQLAQEAERRGMTQSELIRSLIARFPDPKDSVQNSSHTYAAH
- a CDS encoding AAA-like domain-containing protein — its product is MPRSLRVRPEYIDQVKLAVQRNGFPRQKDLAEELLISLSTVNNYLNGRPVDNLNFKEISEKLGQNWNAIAFFDENTGNDTSAHGTVNSEVVITHCPEEDSSLIYVQRPPIEQSCYQALLGPGALVRIKAPRLMGKTLLMVRMLDQFAEKGYRKAYVNFHLAHSNDLTDVDGLFKWFCISVGQSLKIPNRLREYWDEDFSTAKVDSTEYFENYLLPEAGAPVVLCLDEVDRVFPYPEVASEFLGLLRAWHERGKVEQVWKRLRLVVVHSTDVYIPLNINESPFNVGVPIELPEFTPEQVQELARQHGQDWSESLVEQLMGMVAGHPDLVQQALSHCQIHGNDSLAQLLQAAPTDAGIYANHLRHLWRMLQPHPDLAKALLQVIDANTPVHLDLIAAYKLYSMGLVKKQGNQVRLSCNLYRQYFRDRLGELL